A region of Sugiyamaella lignohabitans strain CBS 10342 chromosome A, complete sequence DNA encodes the following proteins:
- the XRN1 gene encoding chromatin-binding exonuclease XRN1 — protein MAVDGVAPRAKMNQQRSRRFRSALDAERARRKAIESGVELPSNDPFDSNAITPGTEFMAKLTKQLKYFINKKVSEDTAWQGIEIILSGHEVPGEGEHKIMEHIRNAKAQEGYPSNVRHCLYGLDADLIMLGLLSHEPHFALLREEVTFGRSSKKSTELTDQRFFLLHLSLVREYLEIEFDDVRDDTAFPFDFERVLDDFILINFFIGNDFLPELPTLLINEGALPTVLQTYKHVLKTADGYISDAGVINFERLGIWLDEMSKFEYKKFEDSSIDVEWFNEDLQTVSVTGEEKEKASAKLSLTAKQKELVRLVKPFILTANSTGKPSASTATSADASAAVSTSASASASSTSLNVPPTPVSPAVPEFTLPADINPDDIHFLQRVGERTYTRVVEDKGRYSLVLDVDGLPDSEDEDEETHRILSLHRVLKKYENAEVKKEDVEEHKKEVYSAKFDQWRNNYYKSKFGITLKDEDKIRDMASNYLEGLQWVLYYYYKGCASWGWYFRYHYAPRITDMKKGLKSKFEFEKGKPFRPFEQLMGVLPDRSKNLVPPAYRPLMSDELSPIIDFYPREFDLDMNGKKNDWEAVVKIPFVDEKRLLAALESKESQLTADEKARNGFGTNIQFVFNPQTDYLYPSSLPGTFLDIPHCHSIEVILDPPTNNGRQYVNGLCEGVKLGKNSLAGFPSLKTLEYETRLEAAGVKVFQQPSRNESIMVYLKNSYANDTPATVAEKLLGDSVYVGWPYLREAKLVAVSDELFRYEKVDGQVSNYPHSQHTLGSWGKTNARTIEQYGNMGTKIGKVSIVAHVQKIQGLRRTSDGAYLKEFANDESTEETFPIQTIVEDVTEHDQRYVERPSLPVETEFPTGSQAIYLGPLGYGNPVTVNGHGHNTVEVLLKKLQRGEPGIGTRAADFEKQNIRYLASYEVSRSLSIHPLFLSKITSKYLVEYENKKYDLGLMLKMEARREKVLGYSRKSQRGWEYSYAAVNLIKDYRTAYPFVLSSLQALTGSSIPDMGRVLKMPKEQIKPLLEEMVKWIKVHTIEKPDFTRVALESDALSTISVKKIEAYIRKYFQQEDPVKDVLIKATPRGALLAPSQAYHQLRNQRFNLGDRVVSALSHGKVKLYSRGTVIGINSSTLKVTLDVLFDDDFDAGSNLGGKLDSNRGLTVEAGSVVNLTNRQLLFEPKGSKASKQQQQQQQQQSKSAGKQAAKPSKPVPSAWSQGQKPLTIGSQSQPSPATKGKKPPVAPVAPAATAATAPAAAKAAATAQKPSSSPAPKKILQKPQPTPSAAPSAPAAPAAAAPADSEKQMSKDLLSLIQNSAPKATPKSNNEVLDNIKATSKSQKKSQLNLMNTLVGHYGSTLPPPPPQGQMPPPPPFGFPPVPPPGVFGGMPPVPPPQFYPPPPSMIPHPFAGHGPIPGQPAPSQDPNGNVPQPATFDEQASADLMSTLSIGSKPNGSNSTRGGRGRGGRGGRGGRGSRGRGAKSSA, from the coding sequence ATGGCGGTGGATGGCGTGGCTCCGAGAGCCAAGATGAATCAGCAACGGTCGAGACGTTTTAGAAGTGCGCTCGATGCTGAAAGAGCGAGGCGAAAAGCTATTGAGTCAGGTGTCGAGCTGCCGAGTAATGATCCGTTCGACTCGAACGCTATTACTCCCGGTACTGAGTTTATGGCCAAGTTGACTAAACagctgaaatatttcatcaaTAAAAAGGTGTCTGAAGACACGGCTTGGCAGGGCATTGAGATCATTCTCTCTGGTCACGAGGTGCCCGGTGAAGGTGAACACAAGATCATGGAGCATATTCGAAATGCCAAGGCTCAAGAGGGCTACCCGTCGAATGTCCGTCATTGTTTGTATGGTTTGGACGCCGATTTGATTATGTTGGGTCTGTTGAGTCACGAACCGCATTTTGCTCTGTTGAGAGAAGAGGTAACGTTTGGTAGAAGCTCGAAAAAATCGACCGAGTTGACTGACCAGCGGTTTTTCTTGCTGCATTTGTCGCTGGTGAGAGAGTATTTGGAGATCGAATTCGACGATGTGAGAGATGATACGGCATTCCCATTTGATTTCGAAAGGGTTTTGGATGATTTTATTCTGATTAACTTTTTTATTGGTAATGATTTCTTGCCAGAACTGCCCACTTTGCTCATTAATGAAGGTGCGTTACCTACTGTTTTGCAAACCTATAAGCATGTATTGAAGACCGCTGACGGGTATATTAGTGATGCCGGTGTTATTAATTTTGAACGACTGGGGATTTGGCTCGATGAGATGTCGAAGTTTGAGTACAAGAAGTTTGAAGATTCGTCAATTGACGTTGAATGGTTTAATGAGGATTTGCAGACTGTCAGTGTGACTGGTgaggagaaagaaaaggcaTCTGCAAAGTTGAGTTTGACTGCTAAACAGAAGGAGTTGGTCAGGCTGGTGAAGCCGTTTATTCTCACTGCTAACAGTACTGGTAAACCCAGTGCAAGTACTGCGACCAGCGCTGATGCTAGTGCTGCAGTCAGCACCAGTGCTAGTGCTAGTGCTAGTTCTACGAGTTTAAATGTTCCACCCACACCTGTTTCACCAGCTGTTCCCGAGTTTACTCTTCCTGCTGATATTAATCCAGATGATATCCACTTTTTGCAGCGTGTTGGTGAGAGAACTTATACGAGGGTTGTTGAAGACAAGGGTCGTTATTCGTTGGTTCTTGATGTGGATGGTTTGCCGGACTCTGAGGACGAGGACGAAGAGACCCACCGTATTCTCTCTCTTCACAGAGTGTTGAAAAAGTATGAAAATGCCGAGGTCAAGAAGGAAGATGTAGAGGAAcacaaaaaagaagtaTACTCTGCTAAATTCGATCAATGGAGAAACAATTATTACAAATCCAAGTTTGGGATTACTCTTAAAGACGAAGACAAGATCCGTGATATGGCTTCCAATTATTTGGAGGGTTTGCAATGGGTATTgtactattattataaagGATGTGCTTCTTGGGGCTGGTATTTCAGATACCACTATGCTCCTCGTATCACCGATATGAAAAAGGGATTAAAAAGCAAatttgagtttgaaaagGGTAAACCATTTAGACCGTTTGAGCAGTTGATGGGTGTGCTTCCTGACCGAAGTAAGAACCTTGTACCTCCTGCTTATAGACCATTGATGAGTGATGAGTTGTCTCCTATTATTGATTTCTATCCTCGTGAGTTTGATCTCGATATGAATGGTAAGAAGAATGACTGGGAAGCTGTTGTCAAGATTCCTTTTGTCGATGAGAAACGTCTGTTAGCTGCTTTGGAGTCGAAAGAGTCTCAATTGACAGCGGACGAAAAAGCCCGAAACGGCTTTGGAACCAATATTCAGTTTGTGTTTAATCCTCAAACAGATTATTTGTATCCTTCGTCGCTGCCAGGAACCTTTTTGGACATTCCTCATTGTCATTCCATCGAGGTTATTCTTGATCCTCCTACCAACAATGGTAGACAGTATGTGAATGGTCTTTGTGAGGGTGTCAAACTTGGCAAAAATTCGTTGGCTGGATTCCCTAGTTTGAAAACTCTTGAATACGAGACTCGTcttgaagctgctggtgtcaagGTTTTCCAACAACCCAGTAGGAACGAGTCTATTATGGTGTATTTGAAGAATTCGTATGCTAATGATACTCCTGCCACAGTTGCTGAAAAATTACTTGGCGATTCTGTTTATGTAGGATGGCCATATCTTCGTGAAGCAAAGCTTGTAGCTGTTAGTGACGAGCTTTTCCGATATGAAAAAGTCGACGGCCAGGTATCCAACTACCCTCATTCTCAGCACACGCTGGGTTCATGGGGTAAGACTAATGCTCGTACCATCGAACAGTACGGTAATATGGGTACTAAGATTGGTAAAGTATCGATTGTTGCACATGTTCAAAAGATTCAAGGTCTTCGTAGAACCTCGGATGGTGCTTATCTCAAGGAGTTTGCCAACGACGAGTCGACTGAAGAGACTTTCCCAATCCAGACTATTGTAGAGGATGTCACCGAACATGATCAGAGATATGTGGAAAGACCATCTTTGCCCGTTGAGACTGAGTTTCCTACTGGATCGCAAGCGATTTATCTCGGTCCTCTTGGATATGGTAATCCTGTCACTGTCAACGGTCATGGTCATAATACAGTAGAAGTTCTACTCAAGAAATTGCAAAGAGGAGAGCCTGGCATTGGAACCCGAGCTGCTGATTTCGAAAAGCAAAATATCCGCTATTTGGCTTCGTATGAAGTAAGCAGATCATTGAGTATCCACCCTCTCTTCCTCAGTAAAATCACCTCCAAGTATCTCGTCGAGTATGAGAACAAAAAGTACGATTTGGGTCTTATGCTGAAGATGGAGGCAAGACGTGAGAAGGTATTGGGATATTCCCGCAAGTCTCAACGAGGATGGGAGTACTCATATGCTGCTGTTAATCTGATCAAAGATTACAGAACAGCATATCCATTTGTTTTGAGCTCACTTCAGGCTCTGACTGGTTCTTCCATTCCAGATATGGGTCGTGTTCTTAAAATGCCCAAGGAACAGATCAAACCTTTACTAGAAGAAATGGTCAAATGGATCAAAGTTCACACTATTGAAAAGCCTGATTTCACCCGAGTGGCTCTCGAATCAGATGCTCTTAGCACCATTTCCGTCAAGAAAATTGAGGCCTATATTCGAAAATACTTCCAGCAAGAGGATCCCGTAAAGGATGTTTTGATTAAAGCCACACCACGAGGTGCTTTACTAGCTCCTTCACAGGCATACCATCAACTAAGAAACCAGCGATTCAATCTTGGAGACCGAGTTGTGTCTGCCTTGAGTCATGGTAAAGTCAAGCTTTACAGTCGTGGTACCGTTATcggcatcaacagcagtacACTAAAAGTCACGCTTGATGTTTTGTTTGACGACGATTTCGATGCGGGTTCGAACTTGGGTGGTAAATTGGATAGCAACAGAGGTCTTACTGTTGAAGCTGGATCGGTTGTCAATCTCACCAACAGACAACTGTTGTTTGAACCCAAGGGTTCTAAAGCTTcaaagcagcaacaacaacagcaacagcagcaatccAAGTCAGCTGGAAAACAGGCTGCCAAACCTTCTAAACCAGTTCCTTCTGCTTGGAGCCAGGGTCAGAAACCACTCACTATTGGCAGCCAGTCTCAACCAAGTCCTGCTACCAAAGGCAAAAAGCCTCCTGTTGCtcctgttgctcctgctgctactgctgctactgctcctgctgctgccaaagctgctgccaccgCTCAAAAACCATCTTCCTCTCCAGCTCCCAAGAAGATTCTTCAAAAACCTCAGCCAACTCCTTCTGCAGCTCcttctgctcctgctgcacctgctgctgctgcccctgcTGACTCGGAGAAACAAATGAGTAAAGACCTCCTCTCACTCATCCAAAACAGCGCTCCAAAAGCCACTCCCAAATCCAACAACGAAGTTCTAGATAACATCAAAGCCACTTCCAAGAGTCAGAAAAAGTCTCAACTCAATCTCATGAACACTCTTGTTGGCCACTATGGAAGCACTTTaccacctcctccccctCAAGGCCAGATgccccctcctcctccctTTGGATTCCCTCCTGTACCACCTCCTGGTGTATTTGGTGGAATGCCTCCTGTTCCTCCACCTCAATTCTaccctcctcctccttctATGATCCCACATCCGTTTGCTGGACACGGCCCAATTCCTGGTCAACCTGCTCCTTCTCAGGATCCTAACGGAAACGTTCCTCAACCAGCCACTTTCGACGAGCAAGCCTCGGCCGACCTCATGTCGACCCTGTCAATTGGCTCTAAACCAAACGGTTCTAACTCCACTCGAGGTGGAAGGGGTCGTGGCGGTCGTGGTGGCCGTGGTGGCCGTGGATCCAGGGGTCGTGGTGCTAAGTCGTCAGCTTAA
- the NUP49 gene encoding FG-nucleoporin NUP49, whose amino-acid sequence MFGSTQTANNAGTGAFGANTGFGGATNTGGFGAGTGSTGFSLGGNTNTGSGFGAAAGANTGGGLFGQNKPVQQTASPFGAPTSTATGNTGTGLFGSNNAAGAGTGTGLFGSNTQAQSTGGLFGTKPAATTGTGLFGNNTTNTATTGTGLFGQPQQQQQQQQTTSLFGQPQQQQQPQQQATTSLFGTNTQQQQQQPQQTTSLFGQPQQQQQQQPQTSLFGAAPAATTAQKPLFGGLNTPAAPTTSTGLFGSATNTSTTARPLFGGGLTQPSTGTPSFGLGSSFQTPQQQQQQQQQLQQPTQEITLLTRPSDLPEAAQKELEALNDYITSQGRVCEELKANQDSQDEMIRSIPRDVELLTRKLSTTKEALKYDDRVLTNIKKLAETAVHDAELCFQLLGNIRGLSGGQSLLSNSTYGNNPAAGAAKLGGRKVDQLAPYFNHKIEEFGNRLHELAAIITEVEKGVDAAELDSVDGYANVNNIVAALQEEYQLFMSLGNRVAELHHDVGRLEQQKMA is encoded by the coding sequence ATGTTTGGATCGACTCAGACGGCGAATAATGCCGGGACCGGCGCGTTTGGCGCCAACACCGGGTTCGGAGGTGCCACGAATACGGGCGGTTTCGGCGCTGGAACCGGGTCTACAGGGTTCAGTTTGGGTGGTAATACTAACACGGGCTCTGGAttcggtgctgctgctggtgcgaACACTGGTGGCGGTTTGTTTGGTCAAAATAAACCTGTTCAACAGACGGCGTCTCCTTTTGGCGCCCCAACTTCTACAGCCACTGGAAACACCGGAACTGGCCTGTTTGGCTCGAAtaatgctgctggtgctggaactggtacTGGGTTGTTTGGTTCAAACACTCAGGCTCAATCGACTGGCGGTCTTTTTGGCACTAaacctgctgctaccactgGTACTGGCCTGTTTGGAAACAATACTACAAATACAGCTACCACTGGAACTGGTCTTTTCGGCcaaccacaacagcagcagcaacagcaacagacGACGTCTCTGTTCGGTCAacctcagcaacaacaacaaccacaacaacaagctACAACGTCTTTATTTGGAACTAATacacaacaacagcaacaacagcctcaacagACGACGTCGTTGTTTGGACagccacaacaacagcagcaacaacagcctcagACATCGCTGTTTGGAGCAGCACCggctgctactactgctcAGAAACCACTGTTTGGCGGATTAAAcactcctgctgctccaaCAACCAGTACTGGATTGTTTGGCAGTGCTACTAATACTAGTACCACAGCCAGACCACTTTTTGGCGGCGGTTTGACTCAGCCTTCTACTGGAACCCCCAGTTTCGGTCTTGGCAGCTCATTCCAAACaccacaacagcagcagcagcaacaacaacaattacaACAACCTACACAAGAAATTACACTGTTAACACGACCTAGTGACTTGCCTGAAGCAGCTCAGAAAGAACTCGAGGCACTTAATGATTATATTACATCGCAAGGACGAGTGTGTGAAGAGCTTAAAGCCAATCAGGACTCTCAAGACGAGATGATTCGCAGTATTCCACGAGACGTTGAGCTGCTGACCCGAAAACTCTCGACAACTAAAGAAGCTCTGAAATACGACGACCGTGTTCTCACCAATATCAAGAAACTAGCCGAGACTGCTGTTCATGACGCCGAGCTGTGTTTCCAACTTCTCGGCAATATCCGAGGACTTTCTGGAGGTCAGTCTCTTTTATCGAACTCGACGTACGGTAACAatccagccgccggagcTGCTAAGTTGGGAGGCCGTAAAGTCGACCAACTGGCCCCGTACTTCAACCACAAGATCGAAGAGTTCGGCAACCGGCTCCACGAACTGGCTGCCATTATCACCGAAGTGGAAAAAGGCGTCGATGCTGCCGAGCTCGACAGTGTCGACGGCTATGCCAACGTCAACAATATCGTGGCCGCTTTACAAGAAGAGTACCAACTATTTATGAGTCTCGGCAACCGTGTGGCCGAGCTCCACCACGACGTCGGCCGTCTCGAGCAGCAGAAAATGGCCTGA
- the NTH1 gene encoding alpha,alpha-trehalase NTH1 (Neutral trehalase, degrades trehalose; required for thermotolerance and may mediate resistance to other cellular stresses; may be phosphorylated by Cdc28p; inhibited by Dcs1p; NTH1 has a paralog, NTH2, that arose from the whole genome duplication; GO_component: GO:0005737 - cytoplasm [Evidence IEA,IEA,IEA]; GO_component: GO:0005737 - cytoplasm [Evidence IDA] [PMID 14562095]; GO_function: GO:0004555 - alpha,alpha-trehalase activity [Evidence IEA,IEA]; GO_function: GO:0004555 - alpha,alpha-trehalase activity [Evidence TAS] [PMID 9308367]; GO_function: GO:0005509 - calcium ion binding [Evidence IEA]; GO_function: GO:0003824 - catalytic activity [Evidence IEA]; GO_function: GO:0016787 - hydrolase activity [Evidence IEA]; GO_function: GO:0016798 - hydrolase activity, acting on glycosyl bonds [Evidence IEA]; GO_process: GO:0008152 - metabolic process [Evidence IEA]; GO_process: GO:0005993 - trehalose catabolic process [Evidence IEA]; GO_process: GO:0005993 - trehalose catabolic process [Evidence IMP] [PMID 23597844]; GO_process: GO:0005991 - trehalose metabolic process [Evidence IEA]) — protein sequence MSASDSVSPDSPLPVSPDSVSPDDTASLNSGSSSQGSGGDDPLLPPPATDDEPILWRQPKLIDNTADSAANGNGSAKSGKHHQRHISFDKSVNKNDGPSSSNPATVVLTSGVNAKHHRRSSSSEIDPYSTPAVYYNPESEKKSIRLLRSRTLSTVDRSSSDRKKWLPRRRGSKDEQLGPKKLLIHVDTTLKRLLESEDTDQNAQITIEDDGPKVLEVGTANSNGYNTTEIRGTYQLSNLLQELTLAKRFGRKYIILDEQRLTENPVARLQRLISKEFWNALTRKIDSSTIETIALDPKSRSDDKRPRVYIPFSEKKQFIFYSEIAKKNPKLDLQVEYLPENITADYVKSINDKPGLLALALDETVDENGNESYVGVPYVVPGGRFNELYGWDSYMESLGLLVDNRVDLAKGMVINFCYEIKHYGKILNANRSYYLTRSQPPFLTDMALRVYEKIKYTNGALDFLADSMRAAIKEYKTVWTAEPRLDPVTGLSRYRPDGKGIPPETEASHFEHLLFPFCKRYRMSFEEFQQKYNDGEIHEPTLDEYFLHDRAVRESGHDTTYRFEGICADLATIDLNSLLYKYETDIAHTIRNMFDDKLTMEDGTVETSAIWDRRARKRRILIDKYMWDESQGMYFDYDTKLRRRHTYESATTFWALWAGLASTKQAVRMVEESLPKFEVFGGLVSGTLASRGETGLNRPNRQWDYPYGWAPQQILAWVGLMRYGYEEEAQRLIYRWLFMITKAFVDYNGVVVEKYNVTSPEDPHRVDAEYGNQGLGFKGVATEGFGWVNASYVYGLSLLSSRFRRVLGALTPPDVFFSALRREDDEDAETLDIDGLDIGSVAKAINHS from the coding sequence ATGTCTGCTTCAGATTCCGTGTCCCCTGACTCTCCTCTGCCTGTGTCTCCGGATTCTGTGTCTCCCGATGATACCGCTTCTTTGAACAGTGGCTCCTCTTCTCAGGGGTCCGGCGGTGACGACCCTCTGCTACCACCTCCTGCCACTGATGATGAACCTATTTTGTGGAGACAACCAAAATTAATTGATAACACTGCTGATTCAGCTGCAAATGGCAATGGGTCGGCGAAATCTGGAAAGCATCACCAACGTCATATTTCGTTTGACAAGTCGGTCAATAAGAATGATGGGCCCTCTTCATCCAATCCTGCTACTGTTGTATTAACATCTGGAGTCAATGCTAAACATCACCGTcgttcttcatcatcagaaatTGATCCTTATTCTACACCGGCTGTTTATTACAACCCCGAATCAGAAAAGAAGTCGATTCGACTGCTGCGGTCTCGTACTCTGTCTACTGTGGACAGAAGCAGTAGCGACCGTAAGAAGTGGcttccaagaagaagaggttcAAAGGATGAACAATTGGGTCCTAAGAAACTTCTTATTCATGTGGATACTACTTTGAAGAGATTGCTAGAATCCGAAGACACTGATCAAAATGCACAAATTACTATCGAGGATGACGGTCCTAAAGTGCTTGAAGTAGGCACTGCTAATTCCAATGGTTATAACACCACTGAGATCAGAGGTACCTATCAATTGTCGAATCTTTTGCAAGAACTTACGTTGGCCAAAAGGTTTGGTAGAAAATATATCATTTTAGACGAGCAGAGACTCACTGAAAATCCCGTTGCTCGTTTACAAAGACTCATTTCTAAAGAATTCTGGAACGCCCTTACTCGTAAAATCGATTCTTCCACTATTGAAACCATTGCACTCGATCCTAAATCACGCTCGGATGACAAACGTCCAAGAGTATACATTCCATTTTCGGAAAAGAAACAGTTTATTTTCTACTCTGAAATCGCTAAGAAAAATCCCAAGCTTGATTTACAAGTCGAATACTTGCCAGAAAATATCACTGCCGACTATGTCAAGTCTATTAATGACAAACCGGGTCTTCTGGCTTTAGCACTCGACGAAACTGTTGATGAAAACGGTAACGAGTCGTACGTGGGTGTGCCATATGTCGTTCCTGGAGGTCGGTTCAACGAGCTTTACGGCTGGGATTCTTATATGGAATCACTAGGTCTTCTGGTGGATAATCGAGTCGATCTAGCTAAAGGAATGGTTATCAACTTCTGTTACGAAATCAAGCATTACGGTAAGATTCTCAATGCCAATCGTTCATACTATTTGACCCGTTCACAACCACCATTCCTCACTGATATGGCTTTGCGAGTGTatgaaaaaattaaatacaCCAATGGGGCACTTGATTTCTTAGCAGATTCTATGAGAGCTGCTATCAAAGAATACAAAACTGTATGGACAGCCGAACCACGACTCGATCCTGTCACTGGACTTTCCCGCTACCGTCCTGACGGTAAAGGCATTCCTCCAGAGACTGAAGCCAGTCATTTCGAGCATTTATTGTTCCCATTCTGTAAACGGTACCGAATGTCGTTTGAGGAATTCCAACAAAAGTATAACGATGGTGAGATCCACGAGCCCACTTTGGACGAGTACTTCTTACACGACAGAGCTGTCCGTGAATCCGGTCACGACACCACCTACCGATTCGAAGGAATCTGTGCCGACCTCGCCACTATCGATCTCAACAGCTTGCTTTACAAGTACGAGACAGATATTGCTCACACCATTCGGAACATGTTTGATGATAAATTAACCATGGAAGACGGTACAGTTGAAACATCTGCCATTTGGGACCGTCGTGCTCGTAAGAGACGCATCCTCATTGACAAGTACATGTGGGACGAATCACAAGGAATGTATTTCGACTATGACACCAaacttcgtcgtcgtcacACCTACGAGTCAGCTACAACATTCTGGGCTCTCTGGGCTGGACTCGCTTCGACAAAACAAGCTGTTCGTATGGTCGAAGAGTCACTTCCCAAGTTTGAAGTGTTTGGTGGTCTTGTGTCTGGAACACTGGCCTCTCGAGGAGAAACCGGACTCAACAGACCCAACCGACAATGGGATTATCCGTACGGATGGGCTCCACAACAAATTCTCGCGTGGGTTGGACTCATGCGATACGgatatgaagaagaagcccAACGACTCATCTACCGATGGCTGTTCATGATCACTAAAGCATTTGTCGACTACAACGGTGTTGTTGTCGAAAAATATAACGTGACCTCTCCTGAAGACCCACACCGTGTCGATGCCGAGTACGGCAACCAGGGCCTGGGTTTCAAGGGAGTGGCCACCGAAGGATTCGGTTGGGTCAATGCCTCATACGTCTACGGTCTCTCACTCCTCTCTAGCCGATTCCGACGTGTCCTAGGAGCACTCACCCCACCCGACGTGTTCTTCTCTGCCCTCCGTCgcgaagatgacgaagacgcCGAGACCCTCGACATCGACGGCCTCGACATCGGCTCTGTCGCCAAAGCCATTAACCACTCTTAA